A genomic segment from Brevinematia bacterium encodes:
- the flgF gene encoding flagellar basal-body rod protein FlgF, producing MVRGVYTGASGMIAQLDNINTIANNLANINTTSYKREISLFKAFPEMLARRVNDNGVVTFPLGSYDKAPVVGKFGTGVEINEIQTIFEQGSLRQTENHFDLALEGEGFFVVETPEGLKLTRNGAFKISNDNYLVTKEGFKVLGENGYIRVKIGNFKVDKQGNILIDMSHDPAILDDFVATDRSDIKDQEVVDRIMIVTVDFPRYLKKEGHSYYSTTELSGEMKSIEEDKRPKVHQGFLETSNVNPVVEMVKMISAERAYEANSKTIQTHDTLLGRAVNEVGKGLSA from the coding sequence ATGGTAAGAGGGGTATATACTGGAGCTTCAGGAATGATAGCTCAACTTGATAACATAAACACTATTGCGAACAACCTTGCGAATATAAATACTACTTCATACAAAAGAGAGATTTCTTTATTCAAGGCATTTCCGGAGATGTTAGCAAGAAGGGTGAATGACAACGGTGTTGTAACATTTCCACTTGGTTCGTATGATAAAGCTCCAGTAGTGGGGAAATTCGGCACAGGAGTTGAAATAAACGAGATACAGACTATATTTGAGCAAGGTTCTTTGAGGCAGACGGAGAACCATTTTGATTTGGCGCTTGAGGGAGAAGGATTTTTTGTAGTTGAGACACCGGAAGGATTAAAGCTTACTAGAAATGGAGCTTTCAAAATAAGTAATGATAACTATCTGGTTACGAAAGAAGGTTTTAAGGTGCTTGGTGAGAATGGGTATATAAGGGTGAAAATTGGTAACTTCAAGGTTGACAAGCAGGGTAATATACTCATAGATATGTCACACGATCCGGCGATTCTTGATGATTTTGTTGCGACAGACCGAAGTGATATCAAGGATCAGGAAGTAGTTGATAGAATTATGATTGTTACTGTTGATTTTCCAAGGTATCTTAAGAAGGAAGGGCATTCATATTACAGCACTACTGAGCTCTCTGGTGAGATGAAGAGTATTGAAGAAGATAAAAGACCGAAAGTTCATCAGGGCTTTTTAGAAACATCAAATGTCAATCCGGTAGTGGAAATGGTAAAAATGATTTCTGCAGAAAGAGCATATGAAGCAAACTCTAAGACTATACAAACACATGATACTCTTCTAGGGAGAGCTGTAAATGAGGTAGGTAAGGGATTATCTGCTTAA
- a CDS encoding phosphatase PAP2 family protein: protein MLIERLKLFFSKKFSLVSRFDFWFISKVIKIRCSFLTIFFKIISTLCDWWVLLIITIVILLINSDLGVLLAISLIIQILLQKTAKNIATRKRPYIRYREEVKRLIVPPDRYSFPSGHTAGAFVLFFSVNTFSIEISIPILVFAILVGFSRIYLGVHYLTDVITGILLGFISVEITKLFYQDIAKLIKQIIPYLPHLQLSLEEYHVFV, encoded by the coding sequence ATGCTTATTGAGAGATTGAAACTATTCTTTTCAAAGAAATTCTCTCTCGTTTCTAGATTTGATTTTTGGTTCATTTCCAAGGTTATAAAAATAAGATGTAGCTTTCTAACAATTTTCTTCAAGATCATTTCTACCTTATGTGACTGGTGGGTTCTTTTAATTATAACCATTGTTATCCTCCTTATAAACTCCGACCTAGGAGTGTTACTAGCTATATCGTTGATAATTCAAATTCTTTTACAGAAAACTGCAAAAAACATCGCAACCAGAAAAAGACCCTATATAAGATACAGAGAGGAAGTAAAGAGACTAATAGTTCCTCCAGATAGATACTCCTTTCCCTCAGGTCACACTGCAGGAGCCTTTGTTCTATTTTTCTCGGTAAACACCTTTTCTATTGAAATTTCAATTCCTATTTTAGTTTTCGCCATTCTTGTAGGATTTTCCAGAATCTACCTAGGAGTCCACTATCTCACAGATGTAATAACCGGAATTCTTTTAGGATTCATCTCAGTTGAGATTACAAAACTCTTTTACCAAGACATAGCTAAGCTGATTAAGCAGATAATCCCTTACCTACCTCATTTACAGCTCTCCCTAGAAGAGTATCATGTGTTTGTATAG
- a CDS encoding STAS domain-containing protein, whose amino-acid sequence MFKVEKIGDVVVVRLGGRIDVQSALELERQINEILGMNVNKIVFDFTDVQHLSSSGIRVLISSLRRTTANKGGIKLSNVSQSVRKILKLVELENLFNFYNSVDDALKAFEEKV is encoded by the coding sequence ATGTTTAAAGTTGAGAAAATAGGAGATGTAGTTGTAGTAAGGTTAGGAGGCAGAATAGATGTCCAATCAGCACTTGAACTAGAAAGACAGATAAATGAAATCTTAGGAATGAATGTAAACAAAATAGTCTTTGACTTCACAGATGTCCAACATCTTTCAAGTAGTGGAATAAGGGTACTGATCTCCTCTCTAAGGAGAACCACTGCCAACAAAGGTGGAATAAAACTTTCTAACGTTAGCCAATCTGTTAGAAAAATACTTAAGTTAGTTGAACTAGAAAACTTGTTCAATTTCTACAACTCTGTTGATGATGCTTTAAAAGCATTTGAAGAAAAAGTGTAA